TCGAAAGCGCGCCGATCGCGGACCCGCTTGCGGGCGCGAAGCGCCTGCCGGTCGGCTGGGAACTGCTCGGCCGCGTGCTCGACGCATCGGGCCGTCCGCTCGACGGACTCGGCCCGCTCGGCACGCAAACGGACGCGCCGCTGTCCGCGCCGGTCATCAATCCGCTCAATCGCGAGCCGATTCACAAGGTGCTCGACGTCGGCGTGCGCGCGATCAACGCGCTGCTGACCGTCGGCCGTGGTCAACGCATGGGGCTGTTCGCGGGTTCGGGCGTCGGTAAATCGGTGCTGCTCGGCACGATGGCGCGCTACACCAGCGCCGAGGTGATCGTGATCGGCCTGATCGGCGAACGCGGCCGCGAAGTGAAGGAGTTCATCGAACAGATTCTCGGCGAAGAAGGATTGGCGCGCTCCGTCGTGATCGCCGCGCCGGCCGACGTCTCGCCGCTCCTGCGGATGCAGGCCGCCGCGTACTCGACGTCGCTCGCCGAATACTTCCGCGACCAGGGCAAGCACGTGCTGCTTCTGATGGACTCGCTGACCCGCTACGCGATGGCGCAGCGCGAAATCGCGCTGGCCGTGGGCGAGCCGCCCGCAACCAAGGGCTATCCGCCGTCGGTGTTCGCGAAGCTGCCGGCGCTGGTCGAGCGCACCGGCAACGGGCCGGCGGGCGGCGGCTCGATTACCGCGTTCTACACCGTGCTCACCGAAGGCGACGATCAGCAGGACCCGATCGCCGACTCGGCGCGCGCGATTCTCGACGGCCACATCGTGCTGTCGCGCTCGCTCGCCGAGGCCGGCCACTACCCGGCGATCGATATCGAAGCGTCGATTAGCCGGGCAATGACCGCGCTAATCGACGAAAACCACCTGAATAAAACGCGTATGTTCAGGCAGATGCTGTCGCGCTATCAGCGCAACCGCGATCTGATCAACGTCGGTGCGTATTCGAGTGGGCGCGACGCGGTGCTCGATCGGGCGATCGCGCTGTATCCGCGGATGGAAGCGTTCCTGCAGCAAGGCTTTCGCGAGTGCGCGAACTTCCAGCCGAGCATCGACATGCTGAACACGCTGTTTGCCTAGGGTCAGGGCCGAGGAGGCTGACGATGTCGAAACACTTTCCGATCAAGACGCTGATCGGTCTCGCGCAGGACGACGTGGACGCCGCCGCGCAGCGGCTCGGCCGCGCGCAGCGCGAGCGCAACGATGTGCAGGCGCAACTCGATTCGCTCGTGCAGTACCGCGACGAGTACTACGCGCGTTTCACCGAGAGCGCGCAGTCGGGCATGCCGGCCGGCAACATGCGCAACTTCCAGGCGTTCATCGACACGCTCGACGCCGCGATCGAGCAGCAGCGCAACCTGTTTGCGGCGGCGAGCGCGCGCGTCGAGGCGGCGAAGCCCGACTGGCAGCGCCACAAGCAGAAACTCGGCTCGTACGAAGTGCTGCAGGCGCGCGGCGAGGCGGCCGAGGCGCAGGTTGCCGCGCGGCGCGAGCAGCGCGACGCCGACGAACACGCGGCGCGAATTCTGCGCATGCGCGCCGACGGCGCGTGAGGCGTTGCCTCGCGGCTAACGCCTGACGGCACACCCGTTTGACGGATTCACAGGATTCCTTATGTCGCTCCTTTCACAGATCGGCTCACAACTGAACGCGCTGCTCGACACGAGCGGCAATGCGTCGGGCAGCGCGGCCGCGAGCGCCGCGGTCAACGCGAGCGCGTTCGCGCAGACCTTGCAGCAAAGCATCGACCAGCAGAACAGCGCGAATCAACGGCAGAGCAGTTCCGCGACGGCATCGCAATCGACGGCGCCGGGCGCGCCCAGTGCGCCGCCGCCCGCGCCCGCTTCCGCGCAGCAGAGCGCGAGCAGTAGCCAGAACGGCAGCGCCGCGGCGAGCAACGGCGCGTCGTCCACGACATCGACGACACAGACGCAACAGCCATCCAACAGCCAGTCGAGCGCAACGCAAGCGAAGCAGAAGGACACCAAGGCGCAGACCGACGCCGGCGCGCTCGCCGCCGCGGCGGCTGCCGCCCAGGCTCAGGCGCAAGCGCAGGCACAGGCCACCGCCAACAATAACGCCGACGCGAGCGCGACCGCCACGACCGATGCCGCCAGCTCCGTCGCC
Above is a window of Paraburkholderia sprentiae WSM5005 DNA encoding:
- the fliJ gene encoding flagellar export protein FliJ gives rise to the protein MSKHFPIKTLIGLAQDDVDAAAQRLGRAQRERNDVQAQLDSLVQYRDEYYARFTESAQSGMPAGNMRNFQAFIDTLDAAIEQQRNLFAAASARVEAAKPDWQRHKQKLGSYEVLQARGEAAEAQVAARREQRDADEHAARILRMRADGA
- the fliI gene encoding flagellar protein export ATPase FliI; this encodes MVKPTVDEIRASDLTPLERELALASFGPEALADVESASTAEPADSTPQASTDEHPTPGAAASRESAALDPAARAAGSAHAAGAPSYDPALDINPYMQAWRGRLEGLRARNAIAKPLRACGRLTRAAGLVLEAVGLRLSVGAEVMIELPPGSSLPMAEAEVVGFSGDKLFLMPTTEAIGLLPGARVYPLESAPIADPLAGAKRLPVGWELLGRVLDASGRPLDGLGPLGTQTDAPLSAPVINPLNREPIHKVLDVGVRAINALLTVGRGQRMGLFAGSGVGKSVLLGTMARYTSAEVIVIGLIGERGREVKEFIEQILGEEGLARSVVIAAPADVSPLLRMQAAAYSTSLAEYFRDQGKHVLLLMDSLTRYAMAQREIALAVGEPPATKGYPPSVFAKLPALVERTGNGPAGGGSITAFYTVLTEGDDQQDPIADSARAILDGHIVLSRSLAEAGHYPAIDIEASISRAMTALIDENHLNKTRMFRQMLSRYQRNRDLINVGAYSSGRDAVLDRAIALYPRMEAFLQQGFRECANFQPSIDMLNTLFA